The following proteins are co-located in the Poseidonibacter antarcticus genome:
- a CDS encoding ArsS family sensor histidine kinase, translating to MNRQSIFFTITVSFIISIILVIASFGILMTENYKFKENQLFDKYMPIIKVVLRKHKKDGLNLEFAKSLENSNFTLFYSKANINTITYNPQTKVLLERKDKRRKIMFRVLKLNDNNYLYIKKRNKTILIRDNSSPSVNSQIYISLVFAIVIITIILMYLITIRKLMPLKILKNKVKTLGDENFDFECCNSDSKDEVSLLGMEFKQTALKLKSIKEARNVFIRNIMHELKTPITKGNFLTQLEQNKENNEKLKSVFSRLELLINEFASIEELISSNKNIDKKIYYLNDVIDNAKDILMLEDESIIQSYENKKVNVNFKLFSIAVKNLIDNALKYSSNKKVTILTENDNIIFENNGKELEYKLEKYFEPFFANEDKSKNSFGLGLYIVHNILKANNYTLEYEYINGLNRFVCKKEKESTI from the coding sequence ATGAATAGACAATCAATATTTTTTACAATTACTGTTAGTTTTATAATTTCAATTATTTTGGTTATTGCAAGTTTTGGTATATTAATGACTGAAAATTATAAATTTAAAGAAAATCAATTATTTGATAAATATATGCCTATTATAAAAGTGGTATTAAGAAAGCACAAAAAAGATGGATTAAATCTTGAATTTGCTAAAAGTTTAGAAAATTCTAATTTTACTTTATTTTATAGCAAGGCTAATATAAATACGATAACTTATAATCCTCAAACAAAAGTTTTACTTGAACGGAAAGATAAAAGAAGAAAAATTATGTTTCGTGTTCTAAAGCTTAATGATAATAATTATTTGTACATAAAAAAGAGAAATAAAACTATTTTAATTAGAGATAATTCTAGTCCAAGTGTTAATAGTCAGATTTATATAAGTTTAGTTTTTGCAATTGTTATTATTACAATTATATTAATGTATTTAATTACTATACGTAAATTAATGCCTTTAAAAATATTAAAAAATAAGGTAAAAACTTTAGGTGATGAAAATTTTGATTTTGAATGTTGCAATAGTGATTCAAAAGATGAAGTTTCTCTTTTAGGTATGGAATTTAAACAAACAGCTTTAAAACTTAAGAGTATAAAAGAAGCGAGGAATGTATTTATTCGTAATATTATGCATGAGTTAAAAACTCCTATTACAAAGGGTAATTTTTTAACACAATTAGAACAAAATAAAGAGAATAATGAAAAGTTAAAATCTGTTTTTTCTAGATTAGAATTATTGATTAATGAATTTGCTTCTATTGAAGAGTTAATATCTTCTAATAAAAATATAGATAAAAAAATTTATTATTTAAATGATGTTATTGATAATGCAAAAGATATTTTAATGCTAGAAGATGAATCAATTATTCAATCTTATGAAAATAAGAAAGTAAATGTAAATTTCAAATTATTTTCTATTGCTGTTAAGAACTTAATTGATAACGCGCTTAAGTATTCTAGTAATAAAAAAGTTACTATCTTAACTGAAAATGATAATATTATTTTTGAAAATAATGGTAAAGAATTAGAATATAAATTAGAAAAATATTTTGAACCATTTTTTGCAAATGAAGATAAATCAAAGAATTCATTTGGATTAGGTTTATATATTGTACATAATATTTTAAAAGCCAATAATTATACTTTAGAATATGAATATATAAATGGTTTAAATAGATTTGTTTGTAAAAAGGAAAAAGAATCTACGATATAG